A stretch of Pseudomonadota bacterium DNA encodes these proteins:
- the epsC gene encoding serine O-acetyltransferase EpsC, with product MNDVPTPEQCTERLEISSQHRQEIPLVVDQLTATCKNGQCYEHLAPEPMPSRGTTIEIIHQCRKILFPGYFTRLRIDPVTIEYYLGQEVSNLHEMLSEQVILAVRHNCLRYHESCSQCELRGHEAAILFIKELPRLRTMLADDVRASMEGDPAAKSMDEVIFSYPGLFAITIYRIAHLLRKLEVPLLPRIMTEYAHSKTGIDINPGAEIGEHFFIDHGTGIVVGETTSIGNQVRIYQGVTLGALSLSKDAGVRYRDIKRHPTIEDEVIIYSGATILGGDTVIGARSIIGGNVWITKSIPPDTKVLLKNPELIHITSEH from the coding sequence ATGAATGATGTCCCCACCCCGGAACAATGCACTGAGCGGCTGGAAATTTCCAGCCAACACCGCCAGGAAATCCCCCTGGTGGTTGACCAACTGACGGCCACCTGTAAAAACGGTCAATGCTATGAACATCTGGCACCGGAGCCCATGCCGTCACGCGGAACAACCATTGAAATTATTCACCAGTGCCGCAAGATCCTTTTTCCAGGCTATTTTACCAGACTTCGGATCGATCCGGTAACCATTGAATATTATCTGGGCCAGGAGGTTTCCAACCTCCACGAAATGCTCAGCGAGCAGGTCATCCTGGCGGTCCGCCACAACTGCCTTCGTTACCATGAATCATGCAGTCAATGCGAATTACGGGGACACGAAGCCGCAATCCTTTTCATTAAGGAACTTCCCCGACTGCGAACCATGCTGGCCGATGACGTCCGCGCCTCCATGGAAGGAGACCCAGCCGCCAAAAGTATGGATGAGGTTATTTTCAGCTACCCGGGACTTTTTGCCATCACCATTTACCGGATTGCCCACCTGCTCCGCAAACTGGAGGTACCACTGCTGCCACGAATCATGACCGAATATGCCCACAGTAAAACCGGCATTGACATCAACCCGGGAGCGGAAATCGGCGAACATTTTTTCATCGATCACGGTACCGGCATCGTGGTGGGAGAGACAACAAGTATCGGCAACCAGGTACGCATCTATCAGGGGGTTACCCTGGGAGCTCTGTCACTGTCAAAAGATGCCGGGGTCCGCTATCGGGATATAAAACGTCACCCTACCATTGAAGACGAGGTGATTATCTATTCCGGAGCTACCATCCTCGGTGGCGACACAGTAATTGGTGCCCGCTCCATCATCGGCGGGAATGTCTGGATCACCAAGTCCATCCCCCCAGACACCAAAGTCCTGCTGAAAAATCCCGAGCTGATCCATATTACCAGCGAACACTGA
- a CDS encoding ATP-binding protein, whose protein sequence is MTMLRSRMLWKIYSVFATFILLSALLVGTLLGRYITNNKLADIQAALQTRSLLLAEVAAPHFTEPPTRELQQSVVSLGKKIHTRMTVINAQGVVLADSDKDPLTMDNHGQRPEVQESRFHDFGQAIRFSKTLQTRMMYLARSVHKSGHFLGYVRTSLPLKIVDQRLAEVRKTIALGVSLVTLISLLLGFLLARHFSRPLTAMTEMSEAMAQGNFGKRLSVKRKDEIGRLEKALNKMAEKSQQRLAIINMDRNKLSAILSCMSEGVIAINKDELIIHINDAAATLLGIDIDNSLNKPIWETTRLHEISKILSDTARDLQIIKRSVKIAYGTYDRIIEMHAAPLQDGIGSAVGAMVVLMDVSELRHLETVRRDFVANASHELKTPITAIRALVETLLDDGEISPKKQQTFLEKIKNQSLRISAIVTDLLALSRFELRDESLAEEPVNLAEITRKTLEDLSLSAIEKQITIELSVPETPLIITGGWDALEQAVSNLLDNAIKYTPEQGHIWLRCFSKDHQAVIEVRDTGIGIEPQDQERIFERFYRVDKARSRELGGTGLGLSIVRHIVMAHGGRVEVKSIPGSGSTFQLIFPLDEN, encoded by the coding sequence ATGACCATGCTGCGCTCCCGCATGTTGTGGAAAATCTACAGTGTTTTTGCAACTTTCATCCTGCTTTCAGCCTTGCTGGTCGGTACCCTGCTGGGCCGTTACATTACCAATAACAAGTTGGCCGATATACAGGCAGCCCTGCAGACCCGATCATTACTGCTTGCCGAGGTTGCCGCACCCCATTTTACAGAACCCCCAACCCGGGAACTACAGCAGTCTGTCGTTTCTTTGGGTAAAAAGATCCATACGCGCATGACTGTCATTAATGCCCAGGGAGTGGTCCTGGCGGATTCCGATAAAGATCCCCTGACCATGGACAACCATGGCCAGCGCCCTGAAGTTCAGGAATCCCGCTTTCACGATTTTGGTCAGGCTATTCGTTTCAGTAAAACCCTGCAGACCAGAATGATGTACCTGGCCCGCTCGGTCCATAAATCGGGACATTTTCTGGGTTATGTCAGAACCTCACTGCCCCTGAAAATAGTCGATCAACGATTGGCGGAAGTAAGGAAAACCATTGCCCTGGGAGTCAGCCTGGTCACCCTGATATCACTGCTGCTGGGTTTTCTCCTGGCCCGCCATTTTTCTCGGCCGCTGACCGCCATGACCGAGATGTCGGAAGCCATGGCCCAGGGAAATTTCGGCAAACGCCTTTCGGTCAAGCGCAAAGATGAAATCGGCCGTCTGGAAAAAGCATTAAACAAAATGGCGGAAAAATCCCAACAGCGGCTGGCAATCATCAACATGGATCGCAATAAGCTGAGTGCGATCTTAAGCTGTATGAGTGAAGGTGTCATTGCCATTAATAAAGATGAGCTTATTATTCATATTAATGACGCGGCCGCAACACTGCTTGGAATTGATATCGATAACAGCTTGAACAAACCTATCTGGGAAACTACCCGGCTCCACGAGATAAGCAAGATTCTTTCCGATACCGCCAGGGACCTGCAGATCATCAAACGAAGTGTAAAAATAGCTTATGGAACCTATGACCGGATCATTGAAATGCACGCGGCCCCTTTGCAGGATGGCATCGGCTCGGCCGTTGGAGCAATGGTAGTCCTCATGGATGTTTCTGAATTACGTCACCTGGAAACTGTGCGCCGCGATTTTGTTGCCAACGCGTCCCATGAGCTGAAAACCCCAATTACAGCCATCCGCGCTCTGGTGGAAACCTTGCTTGATGACGGGGAAATATCGCCGAAAAAACAGCAGACATTCCTGGAAAAAATTAAGAATCAATCCCTGAGGATTTCGGCTATCGTCACCGATCTCCTGGCCCTTTCCAGATTCGAACTACGGGATGAAAGCCTGGCCGAAGAGCCAGTCAATCTGGCGGAAATTACCAGGAAAACCCTGGAGGATTTATCCCTGTCAGCAATTGAAAAACAGATCACGATTGAACTCTCGGTCCCGGAAACGCCTTTGATTATCACCGGTGGCTGGGATGCTCTGGAACAGGCAGTCAGCAACCTGCTGGACAACGCGATCAAATACACCCCCGAACAAGGTCATATATGGCTGCGATGTTTCAGTAAAGATCATCAGGCGGTCATTGAGGTCCGGGATACCGGCATCGGCATTGAGCCTCAAGATCAGGAACGCATCTTTGAACGCTTCTATCGGGTTGACAAGGCCCGTTCCCGGGAACTTGGGGGCACCGGCCTGGGGCTATCCATTGTCAGGCATATCGTCATGGCCCATGGCGGCCGGGTTGAGGTGAAAAGCATCCCCGGCAGTGGCAGCACATTTCAACTTATATTTCCACTGGATGAAAATTGA
- the nadS gene encoding NadS family protein, whose product MKNEDFNLLVASIKEAGEIKAGRKKPSRLFEITAPEIKMVRETLHVSQNEFALMIGVSIRTLQNWEQGRRKPEGPAKALLRVASRNPKAVLEALHAE is encoded by the coding sequence ATGAAAAATGAAGACTTTAATTTATTAGTCGCCAGCATTAAAGAAGCCGGAGAGATTAAAGCCGGCAGAAAAAAACCAAGTCGACTATTTGAAATTACCGCACCGGAAATTAAAATGGTTCGAGAAACATTGCATGTTTCACAAAACGAGTTTGCGTTGATGATCGGCGTGAGTATTCGAACCTTGCAAAACTGGGAGCAGGGACGGAGGAAACCCGAAGGACCAGCCAAAGCCTTGTTACGCGTGGCATCAAGAAACCCCAAAGCTGTGCTTGAAGCACTTCATGCAGAATGA
- the phoU gene encoding phosphate signaling complex protein PhoU yields the protein MSKHLQRELDNLKKELLVIASMVENATQKALTALVDRRQELAEEVVQEDFLINEKEVKIEEECLKILALHQPVAIDLRFVITALKVNNDLERVGDLAVNIAERAIFLSTREMLALTLDFPGMADKVQKMLTYSLDALTHNDAKLARQVITMDDAVDLANHKMIKSLRRQMQKNPSTVKRASHLLSASGQLERIADLATNIAEDVVYMVEGEVIRHRTEDFIKREEEED from the coding sequence ATGTCAAAACATCTGCAGCGTGAACTGGACAACCTGAAAAAAGAATTACTGGTCATCGCCTCAATGGTCGAAAATGCCACCCAGAAGGCCCTGACCGCCCTGGTGGACCGGCGTCAGGAACTGGCCGAAGAAGTTGTTCAGGAAGATTTTCTCATTAATGAAAAAGAGGTAAAAATAGAAGAAGAATGCCTTAAAATTCTCGCCCTTCATCAACCGGTTGCCATTGATCTCAGGTTTGTCATCACTGCTCTTAAAGTCAACAACGACCTGGAAAGGGTTGGCGACCTGGCGGTAAACATTGCCGAACGGGCCATTTTCCTTTCTACCAGGGAAATGCTCGCTCTCACCCTTGATTTTCCCGGGATGGCGGACAAAGTTCAAAAGATGCTCACCTACAGCCTTGATGCCCTGACCCACAACGATGCCAAACTGGCCCGTCAGGTCATCACTATGGATGATGCCGTAGACCTGGCCAACCATAAAATGATCAAATCCCTCCGCCGGCAGATGCAAAAGAATCCCTCTACCGTTAAAAGGGCCAGCCATCTCTTATCCGCCTCCGGCCAATTGGAGAGAATTGCTGATTTAGCCACCAACATTGCCGAAGATGTTGTTTATATGGTGGAGGGAGAAGTGATCCGCCACCGAACGGAAGATTTCATTAAGAGAGAGGAAGAAGAAGACTAG
- a CDS encoding response regulator, whose translation MNKELIIIVEDETDIREVLEYNLEREGYKVLTAADGKQGLELIQKTPPTLVLLDLMLPKIDGLEVCKRLKDDTETASIPLIMVTAKGEESDIILGLELGADDYMVKPFSPKELLARIRAVIRRRGLQDEGIMRRHIERDGVVMDMERHEVMVDHTSVSFTASELKLLYYLASHPGRVFTRDRLLSQMVGRDEFIVDRNIDVHIQSVRKKLGHYRYLIETIRGVGYRFKDEERT comes from the coding sequence ATGAACAAGGAGCTTATTATCATCGTTGAGGATGAAACGGATATCCGCGAGGTCCTGGAATACAACCTGGAACGGGAGGGCTATAAAGTCCTGACGGCGGCGGACGGCAAGCAGGGGCTTGAACTCATCCAGAAAACCCCTCCAACCCTTGTACTCCTTGACCTGATGCTGCCGAAAATTGACGGACTGGAAGTGTGTAAGCGACTGAAAGATGACACAGAAACAGCTTCCATTCCTCTTATCATGGTAACCGCCAAAGGCGAGGAAAGCGATATCATCCTGGGCCTGGAACTGGGAGCCGACGATTATATGGTCAAACCTTTCAGCCCTAAAGAACTGCTGGCCCGGATCAGGGCGGTCATCCGCCGCCGGGGATTACAGGATGAAGGGATAATGCGACGACATATAGAACGTGATGGAGTGGTCATGGATATGGAACGTCATGAAGTCATGGTCGACCACACTTCGGTTTCTTTTACCGCCAGCGAACTGAAGCTGCTTTATTACCTTGCCAGTCATCCAGGCCGGGTTTTTACCCGGGACCGCCTGCTCAGCCAGATGGTAGGCCGAGATGAATTTATCGTCGACCGGAATATTGACGTTCATATTCAGTCTGTGAGAAAAAAACTCGGCCACTATCGCTACTTGATTGAAACCATCCGCGGGGTTGGTTATCGCTTTAAAGACGAAGAAAGGACATAA
- a CDS encoding multiheme c-type cytochrome, translating to MAAENTCISCHEKVSPGQVADWRTSKHAAEDITCADCHGDKHQKANDGDLAVLPSEHVCAECHEEQFTQFSKGKHNFGWTSLNALPITHVEPDELMEGGRGCGGCHNMGIKTEAQKKDQLDKGYRYQNNSCDECHTRHSFSKKEAQDPRACQQCHMGYDHPQWEMWSSAKHGTRWFAREAGRLDKDAPAPTCQDCHLPNGNHENRTAWGFLGVRLPLPKDKQWAADRVTILKALGVLDPFTGKPTARLELVTSVDMVRTTQEAWETEREKMIKTCAKCHAEKYARSQLEMGDSMLQKADHLLAEAIEIVAGLYKDGIIKKPDTYTFAYPDFLYFLRTGGGNLDQATFIEQVLFQMYMKHRMRTYQAQFHVNPDYAYWYGWAMMTKDLVEIKDLAHTMRATHK from the coding sequence ATGGCGGCGGAAAATACCTGTATCTCCTGTCATGAAAAAGTATCTCCCGGCCAGGTGGCTGACTGGCGAACCAGTAAACACGCGGCGGAAGACATTACCTGTGCTGACTGCCACGGTGATAAACACCAGAAAGCCAATGATGGCGATCTGGCCGTACTGCCCAGCGAACATGTCTGCGCTGAATGTCATGAAGAGCAATTCACCCAGTTTTCCAAAGGCAAGCATAACTTTGGCTGGACCTCATTGAACGCCCTACCCATCACCCACGTTGAACCGGATGAATTGATGGAAGGCGGCCGCGGCTGTGGCGGCTGCCATAACATGGGAATTAAAACAGAAGCCCAGAAAAAAGATCAACTGGACAAAGGCTATCGTTACCAGAACAACTCCTGTGATGAATGTCATACAAGGCACAGCTTCTCGAAGAAAGAAGCCCAGGACCCCCGGGCCTGTCAGCAGTGCCACATGGGCTATGACCATCCCCAGTGGGAAATGTGGAGCAGCGCCAAACACGGAACTCGCTGGTTCGCCAGGGAGGCCGGCCGCCTGGATAAAGATGCCCCGGCACCCACCTGCCAGGATTGCCATCTGCCCAATGGTAATCACGAAAACCGTACAGCCTGGGGTTTTCTCGGAGTGCGCCTGCCACTGCCCAAAGACAAACAGTGGGCCGCAGACAGGGTGACTATTTTAAAAGCCCTTGGCGTTCTTGATCCTTTCACCGGCAAACCAACCGCCCGTCTGGAGCTGGTTACTTCGGTTGACATGGTCCGCACAACCCAGGAAGCCTGGGAAACCGAGCGGGAAAAGATGATCAAGACCTGTGCCAAGTGCCACGCTGAAAAATATGCCCGCTCACAGCTGGAAATGGGTGATTCAATGCTGCAGAAGGCCGACCACCTGTTGGCAGAAGCCATTGAGATCGTCGCCGGCCTTTACAAAGACGGGATTATCAAGAAACCGGATACCTATACCTTTGCCTATCCCGATTTTCTCTACTTCCTGCGCACCGGCGGCGGCAATCTGGACCAGGCGACATTTATAGAGCAGGTACTCTTCCAGATGTACATGAAGCATCGGATGCGCACCTACCAGGCGCAGTTCCACGTCAATCCCGACTACGCCTACTGGTATGGCTGGGCAATGATGACCAAGGACCTGGTGGAAATTAAAGACCTGGCCCACACCATGCGGGCAACCCACAAGTAA
- a CDS encoding phosphate ABC transporter permease family protein produces MISLLFLILLALTAIAFIYGRKRSHALAKKIGGLPRLHSRPFYYGALAALWCGLPALVLAAFWLAGESRIITHLVLSNLPEKLRLLPAGELNLLLNDIKNLVSGNIVSQNVTPEIQAAANHYQSLTNLSHTILAVACLVLAIGGMLLTLERLKPTTRARNQVERVIKLLLLASSTVAIFTTIGIILSILFEALRFFKAIPVADFLFGLHWSPQMAIRADQVGSSGSFGA; encoded by the coding sequence ATGATCTCATTATTATTCCTGATTCTCCTGGCATTGACGGCCATTGCCTTTATCTACGGCCGCAAACGTTCCCATGCACTTGCCAAAAAAATCGGTGGACTGCCGCGGCTGCATTCCCGACCTTTTTATTACGGGGCCCTGGCCGCCCTCTGGTGCGGACTGCCGGCCCTGGTTCTTGCCGCTTTCTGGCTGGCCGGTGAAAGCAGAATTATTACCCACCTGGTTCTGAGCAACCTGCCGGAGAAACTGCGGTTACTCCCTGCCGGCGAATTGAATCTGCTGCTCAATGATATAAAAAACCTGGTCTCTGGTAATATCGTCTCCCAGAATGTTACCCCAGAGATCCAGGCCGCTGCCAATCATTACCAGTCTTTGACCAACCTCAGTCATACCATCCTGGCCGTAGCTTGCCTGGTTCTGGCAATTGGCGGGATGCTGCTGACGCTCGAGCGGCTGAAACCGACAACCCGGGCCCGCAACCAGGTGGAAAGAGTCATCAAACTCTTGCTGCTGGCATCTTCAACCGTTGCTATTTTCACCACCATCGGCATTATCCTGTCAATCCTTTTTGAAGCCCTGCGCTTTTTCAAAGCCATACCGGTAGCCGATTTTCTTTTTGGTCTGCACTGGAGCCCCCAAATGGCCATCCGCGCTGACCAGGTCGGCTCTTCCGGTTCTTTTGGCGCTA